tgcgccttatatatggaaaaaaaagaaaaccaaaaaggaaaaaccaccactgtcggatattaaaaaaacacaaacgcctcaactgaaacaataccgttaaatatacagatgccatcttagtgtacaaaatcttccatcatatagctcctcccccactgcaagattatatacaaaaaaatccaaaacatcaacaatggctggctctagaggtgactgtggtgtagtgagtgcttcatacctggaagtcaatagcaatgaccgtattttcatgactaaaagcgcacttaagtcttaaattttctccaaaataaacagtgcgccttataatgcagtgcgccttatatatggaaaaaatgtcattaattgaggaTGCGccctataatgtggtgcgccttatagtcgtgaaaatacggtaaatagtTAATAAATTAAATCCCATCCACTGTTGTTCCTGACCTTATGCACAAACTGCTCAACACGTGTCTGGAGACCCCAGACCTCAAACTTGACTGTGACCAGTTTGTACGAGCACATTATGGGGTCTTGCGTgtccctccatccctcctggAGGAGGCCCCTTGACGTCTTCTCGGACTTGAAGTATCGCAAGTCCTGTATGGGTACATTACAAATGCCTGTAAAGACTAGTAAACCacaaacttggaaaaaaatgactactaaTCTCACTCCACATAAATTATTAGAAAATAGCCTCACCTCTGACTCCTTGTAATAACGTTCAGGAATGTCATCGTAAGCAATGTCGACAAAACACACCTCCCTCTCCTGGTCTTTTAATTCAGAGTCAAAGATCtgttaaaacaaataattcagCGGACATTAAGACAATATTCATTCAATTATATTGGCTAACACCTGAAACATCCAACAGAGGGCATTATGGCACTGTGTCTTATAAATGTTGAGGTAATTTATACATAAGCcacaaaaataaagtgaaagGTAAAGCGCAAGAGTCATAATGTAGTTCTTATTAAATGTGATTGATATTGAGCTGCAGCAGTaggcataataataaaaaaactaaaataaatagttatgtatttgtattaaaaatcaAAGCCCTGCAGTGAAATTGTAGTTTAAGTGGGAAGGTTTTGAGCATAAAAAAGTCATCTATGTTATTGATAGAATTTAAAAAGTGTTAAGATAACATTGACATTTGAACAATTAAAGAAACTCAAGTTTAATGGAAGAACATGCAggtccgtttttttttatgtaatcaaATTACATCAGCATTTTAATCTTTGCACAACAGCAAAGCAACATAAAGTGACATGGCTCATTTAGTACATTTGAAATTGCTTGCACAGTTTGTCCAGCATGTACCAGTAATTTCAGATCACCTTTAAAAGAGCACTGCAAACTAGATGCACCATgcataacaaaacaaaagctaCTTGTTCCACCCAGCAAATGTGTTTGCAGTACTATTAACTGTATTGAATCTGTCCACATGTTTGGAGGAAACAAATTTGATTAACTCTTCATGCACTTCTGTCAATGGCTTTTAAGAAAATACACAACTGGATGTAATTCACCAAATCTGCACTTTCATACAACAATTGCCATCATGCAGAACTAATGTCATTTGTTTTAATGGCAAAATTGTAAATGTCAAAACCTTAGCAAGACAAATATTATCGTTTTAAATAAGATTGACTTTTTCCAACAGATTTGGCTAtttttataactatttttttcataattttgcaAGATGAAAACAGCTATTCTTGGACATTTGACAAATTTGGTAGCAAAACTGCAAGAcgtatgatgatgataatattaaaaaaaagtacattatatATTGGCTGTATATATTTCTAGCAAACCCAGTACAATCTCCtaatttacttaaaaaatgcGTTTCTTCATTGCACATTCTCTGTAAGATTTGCATTTTGTTAACTACTCTTAagcatggaagaagaaaaaaaagggaaacagacAATTTGTGCCTCAAGTACAGCTTTGGAGTTGTGCCAGGATTATGCTGTTTTGTCATCATAATCTCTCAAGGAACAGCATTAATCCTTTGCTATCCCTCAAGGAGGAGATTACAGTTGATTGTTAGATTTTTATACACCAGATACTCATGCAGTTACATCCTGCTGCATAccaaaatatatgtaatatatccatttttaaaagtgcatatcaactttatatttaaatatcacCTTCTTAAAAtcattaccaaaataaaaaggattccatgagtaaatatttaataaCTAAAAACATGGTTTAACTTTATGGTActttaaaaatcctaaaaagtgtcatcagattaaaaaatgcaattttaaaagaataaagatACATATTTTTGGGCTATATTGGACTTTGATACCATAATATTTAAAACTGAAGCACTATTTTATCGCTTTAATAAATAGTAGAACTGCAAAGTGGTCTTCAATAATACAAATGGGCCAAATCTACTTCTATCTAAACTCTCAATGTCCAATCTGTTATATTCAAAGTGCACTTACATTATCATTGATGCCTTTGTTGTCCTCATACTTTGTCTCTATATGAATGGAGAACTTGGGAAGAAATGAACActggcaaaaacacaaaaaacaacaaataaatgaagTAAAATTGACTTACAAAGTCTCGCTGCACATTAAATCAACCTTTAAACTAcatttttcgcaaaaaaatagCACTCTAAATGTTTCTTTACAATTTAattgaactggaaaaaaaagagaagccaATAATAACCCATTTAAGTTAATTGGCAAAGTAAATTAAATGTATAGCAAATTCCTCCAACTAATATAAATAGACATTCTGTCACTGTCTTCTTCTTTGCCATCCCATAAAAGTGTGACTCATGATGTCCACATTCATCATGTACATAACAGATGACTAAAAAGGTAAAAGGTCAATATTATACCAGGAATTGCCAATATTTCCTAAAATTAACCACCAGGTTATAATAGCCATTTGTTAACAATGTTATTATTACGTAGGACATgtttaatgggaaattattttccCCTTGCATCGATTCACTTGATGTGAAGGTTAAAGTAAGTGGAAGAAAATAATGAGTCACTCTTCAGTTTAAGCTTTGGATCGAAAAAGAcacaattttgaaaaatatagaaAGTATACTTACAGTGTATTCTATGAGGAGATGATAGAAAAGCAgaaggaagaacaaaaaaaacaggattaaaCTTTTACAGATtcccaaaaatgtataaaaaaaataatgcaaaaaaggtCTCCCGagtatattttaatgtttataaCATATCCATGCTTTTTCATTTTGGGGAAATGAGGAAAAACAGGCAGCAAGTGTGATTTCTGAGTCACCATCCAGTATGAATGGAGTTGTTAAATGTCAGCTTGGCCTTCAAGTGTgtacttttggacactttttctcatAAAGATCATCTCCTGGTAACTGCATTTTGGTCCAATTACTATAGTATTTTGTATCATTTGGATATTTAAGCCCaataactgcattttttaatgtcccAGTTATAATATCAACTCCACACAAGCATGTGACATTCTAGTGAGAACACAAGGCGCTAAGTAAAACACCTACCTGTGATGGTGTAAGGGTAATAGTTCCACGCCTTCTCGGTCACGTAGAAGATTTTAGGAACGACTGCTCGAGCCCAGCTAGGAAGTTTACTGCAAAGACAGACAACAATAAGGCGCTGCTGAAGGATCCAATGGCTACCGTAATCAAAGCCTTCATTATACTCCACTTGCTTACAGGCCAGATTATTAAAACAGATAAGAAGAGTGACTTGCATACTAGTGGATGCAGACAGCAATTTGCTGCATACTTTGCATTGCACAAAGTGCACGTGGGCATTACATATTTGTCACAAAATTCAATAATAATTACacaccgtattttcttgcatattggccgcctctgtgtataagccatacccttaaaattgccttaaaattgccttaaaattgttgaattttacaatttctctcgtagaAGACGTCCCCTGATTcaaatttttttcaaatagttgTTGGCTGCACGTAGACGAATTCAAAAATGAAGTCATGTgatcagtacaaccaggaagagTGTCCATAGCAGTCTAGTTTTGTCATACCATCCCTAAACACCAATTCTAtaggtgcaataatagcatgagctACACATCACgccaggtatcaaggctgatattttaatgaattttaattatttttgaaataaatgactgcatTGTCTtggtcaccttgcagttttgtgcatgttaagtcatcttttttgttacaaatacggcttatatacgagaaaatacagtaattcttTCTCTAATAACTCAAGTTGCCAAGTTTAAACAACAAACCTGTTGAGGTAGACCCGTTTTTCTGTAAACTGTCCCTGGCCATGCATGGGGTCCTCGTAGGGTTCATTCTGTACGACTTCCACACCTTCCCCTCGGTCGCTTTGCTCATGGCTGTGTTTGCTGATcatgtataattgtccaatccGGTActagaagataaaaaaaaagacaaaaaagactttaaaaaacaaaaaaactggagaaactaccaaataccgtatttgcacgactaaatttttt
This region of Stigmatopora nigra isolate UIUO_SnigA chromosome 6, RoL_Snig_1.1, whole genome shotgun sequence genomic DNA includes:
- the LOC144198524 gene encoding cytoplasmic phosphatidylinositol transfer protein 1-like, which codes for MLLKEYRICMPLTVEEYRIGQLYMISKHSHEQSDRGEGVEVVQNEPYEDPMHGQGQFTEKRVYLNSKLPSWARAVVPKIFYVTEKAWNYYPYTITEYTCSFLPKFSIHIETKYEDNKGINDNIFDSELKDQEREVCFVDIAYDDIPERYYKESEDLRYFKSEKTSRGLLQEGWRDTQDPIMCSYKLVTVKFEVWGLQTRVEQFVHKVIRDVLLLGHRQAFAWVDEWIDMTMDEVREFERTIQEATNQKIGIFPPSISISETPLASCSLSGPASAPSTPLYTDAPESLSVSKDRPRKKSAPETFTLTETSPSGETPGSPTEPLPKSPSTSSDHPEVDD